Proteins from a genomic interval of Polaribacter sejongensis:
- a CDS encoding DUF1266 domain-containing protein → MTQEITPKIQDQLNLSALILKKNYKSADLTSWSGFDLENQMHVKQAKRLLSLYGIKSGLHLRNSLQRYENGEMVSNAFEKLAIEFRMSTTRDFDAKYNAEENPKTKGIYKMVWKYRFSLKKQKLIGYEMAYYIFQMRLGHVLGFIDTREMVLRLEEANETIKSTFSSWGEFHRNVCLGDEYVLGATEQDVSKFPGMETLWECYQRLYIEHADWFKTWGK, encoded by the coding sequence ATGACACAAGAAATAACACCAAAAATACAAGACCAATTAAATTTATCGGCCTTGATTTTGAAGAAAAATTATAAAAGTGCCGACTTAACAAGTTGGTCTGGTTTCGATTTAGAAAACCAAATGCATGTGAAGCAAGCAAAACGACTTTTAAGTTTATATGGCATAAAATCTGGTTTGCATTTGCGTAATAGTTTGCAACGTTATGAAAACGGAGAAATGGTTTCTAATGCGTTCGAAAAACTAGCAATAGAATTCCGAATGAGTACCACAAGAGATTTTGATGCAAAATACAATGCCGAAGAAAATCCAAAAACGAAAGGCATTTATAAAATGGTTTGGAAATACCGTTTTAGCCTAAAAAAGCAAAAATTAATTGGGTATGAAATGGCATATTATATTTTTCAAATGCGCTTAGGGCACGTATTAGGTTTTATTGATACAAGAGAAATGGTTTTACGTTTAGAAGAAGCGAACGAGACTATAAAATCAACTTTTTCTAGTTGGGGAGAATTTCATAGAAATGTATGTTTAGGAGATGAATATGTTTTAGGAGCAACAGAACAAGATGTTAGTAAATTTCCTGGAATGGAAACACTGTGGGAATGCTACCAACGCTTATATATAGAACATGCCGATTGGTTTAAAACATGGGGAAAATGA
- a CDS encoding tetratricopeptide repeat-containing sensor histidine kinase has protein sequence MKQFTRYIILVLFLGIYNVTVSQGIDNTARIDSLSLEYQKNINTNPQLAKKAATEWLKESRKLKIDIQEVSALYALGNLSNITGDYKNTIKYSSEAISLLHKFKIEKGLAACYNIMASAYKHLGEYPKAIDYFMQCLSYSEKTNDKIQEANAYQNIATLYLLQKEYKKSAENLDRAANLYRELGDDDGVLTTLFNFANILKEEGKFDQARTHYKTILDYREREGNKAVIAYVNINLSQMLVEEERCGEAVVALKKTLGLLKELKFHSDIAIVLNDLGLCEAKLGHKKEAINYFKEALAIGDEQSLSVYKSDIYKNLAQLYQEEKNFEKALEFYQKGVATVADQKTLDKEKYVAKIQEGYETQLKEARILLLEKEQKLSEVELQKVELTVKRQRIVRNAFIVGFILVLIILIILRLSYVKRLRIQKELNLQQEENAKQKITDMMKDHKLSVIERYQEGQDEERSRLSREIHDGIGSDLAGIKIAFEHYTENHKDELQSKRIANAINNACVDVRSLSHQLHPLSFSKIGFTSFLTDFIDQITKKSKLDIQTYFFPEEDIDKLPAELLADAYRIVQELINNILKHAEATKADVQLTKHEDHLNIVITDNGKGFIKNKKQGIGLRNIKERLQKIKGTLDIDSGSSHGTSITIDIPTT, from the coding sequence ATGAAACAATTTACAAGATATATAATTTTAGTCCTTTTTTTAGGAATTTATAATGTGACTGTGTCGCAGGGAATCGATAATACAGCTCGTATAGATTCACTTTCTTTAGAATATCAAAAAAATATAAATACGAATCCACAATTAGCAAAAAAAGCGGCTACAGAATGGCTTAAAGAAAGTAGAAAATTAAAAATTGATATTCAAGAAGTTAGTGCGCTTTATGCTTTAGGAAACTTAAGTAACATTACAGGAGATTACAAAAACACCATTAAGTACTCAAGTGAAGCAATCTCTTTACTTCATAAATTTAAGATAGAAAAAGGTTTGGCAGCTTGCTATAATATTATGGCATCTGCTTATAAGCATTTAGGAGAATATCCGAAGGCTATTGATTACTTTATGCAGTGTTTAAGTTATTCAGAAAAAACAAATGATAAAATACAAGAAGCAAATGCATATCAAAATATTGCGACACTTTATTTGCTTCAAAAAGAATATAAAAAATCTGCAGAAAATTTAGATCGTGCCGCTAATCTTTACAGAGAATTAGGGGATGATGATGGCGTTTTAACCACCTTATTTAATTTTGCTAATATTTTAAAAGAAGAAGGGAAGTTTGACCAAGCACGTACGCATTATAAAACAATTTTAGATTACAGAGAACGAGAAGGAAATAAAGCAGTTATTGCTTATGTAAATATTAATCTTTCTCAAATGTTGGTAGAGGAGGAGCGTTGTGGAGAAGCTGTAGTTGCTTTAAAGAAAACATTAGGGCTTTTAAAAGAGTTAAAATTTCATTCTGATATTGCTATTGTTTTAAACGATTTGGGCTTATGTGAAGCTAAATTAGGACATAAAAAAGAAGCGATTAATTACTTTAAAGAAGCATTGGCTATTGGAGATGAACAATCTTTATCTGTTTATAAATCTGATATTTACAAGAATTTAGCACAACTTTATCAAGAAGAAAAAAACTTTGAAAAAGCTTTAGAATTTTATCAAAAAGGAGTTGCTACTGTTGCAGATCAGAAGACATTAGATAAAGAGAAATATGTAGCTAAAATTCAAGAAGGATATGAAACACAATTAAAAGAAGCTAGAATTTTACTTTTAGAAAAGGAACAAAAATTAAGCGAAGTTGAGTTGCAAAAAGTAGAACTTACGGTTAAAAGACAACGTATTGTTAGAAATGCTTTTATAGTTGGTTTTATATTGGTCTTAATTATTTTAATTATACTTAGATTATCTTACGTTAAACGTTTGCGCATTCAAAAAGAATTGAATTTACAACAAGAAGAAAATGCGAAACAAAAAATTACAGATATGATGAAGGATCATAAATTATCTGTAATAGAACGTTATCAAGAAGGGCAAGATGAGGAACGTTCTCGATTATCACGAGAAATTCATGATGGAATTGGAAGTGATTTGGCGGGTATAAAAATAGCATTTGAACATTATACAGAAAATCATAAAGACGAATTACAATCTAAAAGAATTGCAAATGCTATAAATAATGCTTGTGTAGATGTACGTAGTCTTTCTCATCAATTACATCCGCTTTCTTTTTCTAAAATAGGATTTACTAGTTTTTTAACCGATTTTATTGATCAAATAACAAAGAAATCGAAACTAGATATTCAGACCTATTTTTTCCCAGAAGAAGACATCGATAAATTACCTGCAGAACTTTTAGCAGATGCCTATAGAATTGTACAAGAATTAATAAATAACATCTTAAAACATGCAGAAGCAACAAAAGCAGATGTACAATTAACCAAGCATGAAGACCATTTAAATATTGTAATTACAGATAATGGTAAAGGATTTATAAAGAATAAAAAACAAGGAATTGGGCTACGTAATATTAAAGAACGTTTACAAAAAATAAAAGGTACTTTAGATATAGATAGCGGTTCTAGTCATGGAACTTCAATTACAATAGACATTCCAACAACATAA
- a CDS encoding response regulator transcription factor, whose amino-acid sequence MKKTNIIIADDHLMFLEGINTILSDMEEIGEIHLATEGKQVIRLLNQFEVGLIISDISMPKMDGIELLTEIKKKHSKVKIIMLSMLDNHRTVHKVIQKGADGFVPKFTSKDELQKAVRTVLGDEQYFSKLIKERYMESVFKRKKYKNIELSPREKEVLALLGEELTSKEISEKLFISVNTVETHRKNILLKTGSKTTTGAVKYAIESGLFD is encoded by the coding sequence GTGAAAAAAACAAACATCATTATTGCAGACGATCACCTTATGTTTTTAGAAGGCATAAATACCATATTAAGTGATATGGAAGAAATTGGTGAAATACATTTAGCAACAGAAGGTAAACAAGTAATTCGATTATTAAATCAGTTTGAAGTTGGCTTAATTATTAGTGATATCAGCATGCCTAAAATGGACGGAATTGAGTTACTAACCGAAATAAAGAAAAAGCATAGTAAGGTAAAAATTATTATGTTAAGCATGTTAGATAATCATAGAACGGTACACAAAGTAATACAAAAAGGTGCCGATGGTTTTGTGCCAAAATTTACCAGCAAAGATGAATTACAAAAAGCAGTACGTACTGTTTTAGGAGATGAACAATATTTTTCTAAGTTGATAAAAGAGCGTTATATGGAAAGCGTTTTTAAGCGTAAGAAATATAAAAATATAGAACTTTCTCCTAGAGAAAAAGAAGTGTTAGCACTTTTAGGAGAAGAATTAACTTCTAAAGAAATTTCTGAAAAATTATTTATTTCTGTAAATACGGTAGAAACGCACAGAAAAAATATTCTTTTAAAAACAGGCTCTAAAACAACAACCGGAGCCGTAAAATATGCCATAGAATCTGGCTTATTTGATTAA
- the tssD gene encoding type VI secretion system tube protein TssD: protein MKELNVIQRIELRIKKDDNTEKVFKLSQCDYNLSSTYYPNDEEERGLDVNLSGVVTNEIDTFFLEWLSRKPGEWSGSLKIYHQKQDKPVINFVFDNAIIHNYNQSFSENNVQSQDTYINTILSGVVFNDVKMN, encoded by the coding sequence ATGAAAGAATTAAATGTAATACAGCGTATAGAATTAAGAATTAAAAAAGACGATAATACAGAAAAGGTATTTAAGTTATCGCAATGCGATTATAATCTATCTTCTACTTATTATCCTAATGATGAAGAAGAAAGAGGATTAGATGTAAATCTATCTGGCGTGGTTACTAATGAAATAGATACTTTCTTTTTAGAATGGTTGTCTCGTAAACCAGGTGAATGGTCTGGTAGCTTAAAAATTTATCATCAGAAACAAGATAAACCTGTAATTAATTTTGTTTTTGATAATGCAATTATTCATAATTATAATCAATCTTTTTCAGAAAACAATGTTCAATCTCAAGATACTTATATTAATACTATTTTATCAGGTGTTGTTTTTAATGATGTAAAAATGAATTAA
- a CDS encoding BadF/BadG/BcrA/BcrD ATPase family protein, whose translation MILIADSGSTKCDWIIINSNKKKVAKIATIGINPRLLSLKEINNIITSSKELESYKSKIETILFYGAGCASEDSRNNLKQLLFKYFDIATKITVEEDLKAAVYGTTKEPGVICILGTGSNCCYFDGKNVIVKQVSLGYSIMDEGSGNYLGKKLLNAYFYNKMPLDLKTKFEEEYNLTLDVILNGLYEKENPSAFLASFAKFVIENQSNEFIDAIIDKSLNELFDNLIMCYEEELFTKPLHFVGSIAYYLQTKIIKEAEKRNIRVSSFISKPIDNIIMNINKIDF comes from the coding sequence ATGATATTAATTGCTGATAGTGGATCAACAAAATGCGACTGGATTATAATAAATTCAAACAAAAAAAAAGTCGCAAAAATAGCTACAATAGGTATTAATCCTAGATTACTTTCTTTAAAAGAGATAAATAACATTATTACTTCTAGTAAAGAATTAGAGTCTTATAAAAGTAAAATTGAAACCATTTTATTTTATGGAGCTGGTTGCGCTTCTGAAGACTCTAGAAACAATTTAAAACAACTTCTTTTTAAATATTTTGATATAGCAACAAAAATAACTGTAGAAGAAGATTTAAAAGCAGCTGTATATGGAACAACAAAAGAGCCTGGTGTAATTTGTATATTAGGTACAGGATCTAATTGTTGCTATTTCGATGGAAAAAATGTTATTGTTAAACAAGTTTCTTTAGGTTATTCTATTATGGATGAAGGCAGTGGTAACTATTTAGGTAAAAAATTATTGAATGCTTATTTTTATAATAAAATGCCTTTAGACTTAAAAACAAAATTTGAAGAAGAGTACAATTTAACACTTGATGTAATTTTAAATGGACTCTATGAAAAAGAAAACCCTAGTGCTTTTCTAGCTAGTTTTGCAAAATTTGTAATTGAAAATCAATCTAACGAATTTATAGATGCTATTATTGACAAAAGTTTAAATGAACTATTTGATAACCTTATTATGTGTTATGAAGAAGAACTTTTTACAAAACCACTACATTTTGTGGGATCTATAGCCTATTACCTTCAAACAAAAATTATAAAAGAAGCAGAAAAAAGAAATATTAGAGTAAGTTCTTTTATCAGCAAACCTATCGATAACATAATTATGAATATTAATAAGATTGATTTTTAA
- the nagB gene encoding glucosamine-6-phosphate deaminase — MLKSNIDKATGFEKRFENIGTVVYKDSSSASRSVAKEIENLIKVKQAQKQPCILGLATGSSPKGLYAELVRLHKEEGLSFKNVISFNLDEYYPMEPDSVNSYVRFMQEQLFNHIDILPENCFVPDGTLPKDKIRSYCDEYEAKIEAYGGIDLQILGIGGNGHIGFNESGSLQNSKTRLVALDHITRVAASADFSGLTSTPRTAITLGVKKIMEAKRVILMAWGESKSNIIKESVEDTVTSQVPASYLQEHNNAMFILDQAAASKLTRINTPWLVEKIIWTDHLIRKAVLSLALSLKKPILMLTDADYIENGMSDLLADSGPAYDINIKIFNKLQNTITGWPGGKPNSDDSKRPERATPEKKRVLIFSPHPDDDVISMGGTFKRLHEQGHEVHLGYQTSGNIAVADDEALRFASFVCDFNDKFGIKSSEAENIFKQAATFLKNKKTSEIDSLEVRKVKGLIRQGEARAGCHFIGLPDVQIHFMELPFYETGAIKKNPIGIADVEITKDLIEKIKPHQIFAAGDLADPHGTHKVCLDAIFAAVKELKPKKFMKDCWVWLYRGAWQEWGVDEIEMAVPMGPDQVLEKRKAIFKHQSQKDGVVFQGTDSREFWQRAEDRNKETADIYNQLGLSHYAAMEAFVRWKY, encoded by the coding sequence ATGTTAAAAAGTAATATAGATAAAGCAACAGGTTTTGAAAAAAGATTTGAAAATATAGGTACTGTTGTTTATAAAGATTCTTCTTCAGCATCAAGATCTGTGGCAAAGGAAATCGAAAACCTAATAAAAGTAAAACAAGCGCAAAAACAACCTTGCATCCTGGGTTTAGCAACAGGTTCTTCTCCAAAGGGGCTGTATGCAGAATTAGTTCGTTTACATAAAGAAGAAGGTTTAAGTTTTAAAAATGTAATCTCATTTAATTTAGATGAATATTACCCAATGGAACCAGATTCTGTAAATAGTTACGTTCGCTTTATGCAGGAACAATTATTTAATCACATTGATATTTTACCTGAAAACTGTTTTGTACCAGACGGAACACTACCTAAAGATAAAATTAGAAGTTATTGTGATGAGTATGAAGCTAAGATTGAAGCTTATGGAGGTATCGATTTACAAATTTTAGGTATTGGAGGAAATGGACACATTGGTTTTAATGAATCTGGATCACTACAAAATTCAAAAACAAGATTAGTAGCCTTAGATCATATTACAAGAGTAGCTGCAAGTGCAGATTTCTCTGGGTTAACAAGTACACCAAGAACAGCAATTACTTTAGGTGTTAAGAAAATAATGGAAGCCAAAAGAGTAATTTTAATGGCTTGGGGAGAAAGTAAATCTAACATTATTAAAGAATCTGTAGAAGATACAGTTACAAGTCAGGTACCTGCATCTTATTTACAAGAACATAATAATGCCATGTTCATTTTAGATCAAGCGGCAGCTTCTAAACTAACAAGAATAAATACACCTTGGTTAGTAGAAAAAATTATTTGGACAGATCATCTAATTAGAAAGGCTGTTTTAAGTTTAGCACTTTCTCTTAAAAAACCAATTTTAATGTTAACAGATGCAGATTACATTGAAAACGGTATGAGCGATTTATTGGCAGATTCTGGACCTGCTTATGATATTAATATAAAAATATTTAACAAGCTTCAGAACACAATAACAGGATGGCCTGGAGGAAAACCAAATTCTGACGACAGTAAAAGACCAGAAAGAGCAACTCCAGAAAAAAAACGTGTCTTAATTTTTAGCCCTCATCCAGATGATGATGTTATAAGTATGGGAGGAACCTTTAAAAGATTACATGAACAAGGACACGAAGTTCATTTAGGGTATCAAACCTCTGGAAACATAGCTGTAGCAGATGATGAAGCTTTGCGTTTTGCAAGTTTTGTATGTGACTTTAATGATAAATTTGGAATAAAAAGTTCGGAAGCAGAAAATATATTTAAACAAGCAGCTACTTTTTTAAAGAATAAAAAAACTAGTGAAATAGATTCATTAGAGGTAAGAAAAGTAAAAGGTTTAATAAGACAAGGAGAAGCTAGAGCTGGTTGTCATTTTATCGGTTTACCAGATGTACAAATCCATTTTATGGAATTACCTTTTTATGAAACAGGAGCTATAAAAAAGAACCCAATAGGTATTGCTGATGTAGAAATTACTAAAGACTTAATCGAAAAGATAAAACCACATCAAATTTTTGCTGCAGGTGATTTAGCTGATCCTCATGGAACTCATAAAGTTTGTTTAGATGCTATTTTTGCTGCGGTAAAAGAATTAAAACCTAAAAAATTTATGAAAGATTGTTGGGTTTGGCTATACAGAGGTGCATGGCAAGAATGGGGTGTTGATGAAATAGAAATGGCAGTTCCAATGGGGCCAGACCAAGTATTAGAAAAACGAAAAGCTATTTTTAAACATCAATCACAAAAAGACGGCGTAGTTTTTCAGGGTACAGATAGTAGAGAGTTTTGGCAACGAGCAGAAGATAGAAATAAAGAAACAGCAGATATATACAACCAATTAGGTTTATCTCATTATGCTGCTATGGAGGCTTTTGTTAGATGGAAGTATTAA
- a CDS encoding sugar MFS transporter encodes MNKKNSTIPIIIIAGVFFIFGFVTWINGALIPFMKTINELTDAQSYLVASASYISFVVMALPASYILNKIGYKKGMSLGLIIMAIGALVFIPAAEARTYWVFLTGIFIQGIGMTILQTAANPYITILGPIESGAKRIAIMGIANKIAGALGSLIFGALLLSGIDDVQEKLLSVTSEEKNILLNSMADSVFIPYLIMAIVLFLLGILIRKAPLPQIEADEIEENIEEENIKTNIFQFPNLWLGVLALFFYVGAEVIAGDTIIAYGISLGFTGEEAKYFTTFTLLAMIATYILGIFLIPKYIKQKTALVASALLGIIFSFCIINTTGYTSILFVAALGIANALVWPAIWPLTLKGLGKFTKTASALLIMAISGGAIIPPLYGKIVDAKKYELITNGMQELEAIATASTNSYWLLIPCYVMILFYAIKGHKIKNWTKK; translated from the coding sequence ATGAACAAAAAAAACAGTACTATTCCTATTATAATAATAGCCGGAGTTTTCTTCATTTTCGGATTTGTTACATGGATAAATGGAGCATTAATTCCGTTTATGAAAACTATTAATGAATTAACAGATGCTCAATCTTACCTAGTTGCATCTGCCTCTTATATATCTTTTGTTGTAATGGCTTTGCCAGCTTCTTATATTTTAAATAAAATAGGCTATAAGAAAGGAATGTCTTTAGGATTAATCATTATGGCTATTGGAGCGTTAGTTTTTATTCCTGCAGCAGAAGCAAGAACATATTGGGTGTTTTTAACGGGTATTTTTATCCAAGGAATTGGTATGACGATTCTTCAGACAGCTGCAAATCCTTATATCACAATTTTAGGTCCCATAGAAAGTGGTGCTAAACGTATTGCAATTATGGGTATTGCTAATAAAATTGCGGGTGCATTAGGATCTTTAATTTTTGGGGCATTATTACTTTCTGGTATAGATGATGTTCAAGAAAAATTATTATCTGTTACATCAGAAGAAAAAAATATTTTATTAAACTCCATGGCAGATAGCGTTTTTATCCCTTATCTAATTATGGCTATTGTGTTATTTCTTTTAGGAATTTTAATTAGAAAAGCACCATTACCACAAATTGAAGCTGATGAAATAGAAGAAAATATTGAGGAAGAAAATATAAAAACAAACATCTTTCAATTTCCTAATTTATGGTTGGGGGTTTTAGCATTATTTTTTTATGTTGGTGCAGAAGTTATTGCAGGAGATACCATTATTGCCTACGGAATTTCATTAGGTTTTACTGGTGAAGAAGCAAAATACTTTACAACATTTACTTTATTAGCAATGATTGCTACATATATATTAGGCATCTTCTTAATACCTAAATATATAAAACAAAAAACGGCCTTAGTTGCAAGTGCTCTGTTAGGTATCATTTTTAGTTTTTGTATTATAAATACAACTGGTTATACGTCTATATTATTTGTTGCTGCATTAGGTATTGCCAACGCACTTGTTTGGCCAGCTATTTGGCCTTTAACTTTAAAAGGTTTAGGGAAATTCACAAAAACAGCTTCTGCTTTATTAATTATGGCAATATCAGGTGGTGCAATAATACCTCCTTTATATGGTAAAATAGTAGATGCTAAAAAATACGAATTAATTACAAATGGTATGCAAGAACTAGAAGCAATAGCTACTGCTTCTACAAATAGTTATTGGCTATTAATACCTTGTTATGTTATGATTCTTTTTTACGCAATAAAAGGTCATAAAATTAAAAATTGGACAAAAAAATAA
- a CDS encoding RagB/SusD family nutrient uptake outer membrane protein produces MKNINKILARLIVLGLVATSCSNLEDYNVNDRNITQEQLEVDFQHVGSKYKPIFENIYKYSPAAQYQLQQNLNADVYSGYMTNPRPFVAGANNTTYKMISGWNNSIWSIPYTNVMNNVQTISELTAIDYPTLYAVALILKVETMHRVSDVFGPIVYSNFGDLENAGIYDSQQEVYSAFFTDLDTAVANLMANIDSKSFASFDLSYDGDYKQWVKLANSLRLRLAIRISKVDADKAKLEGEKALSQSLGVMETNADGFFVNSEFDHPLTTLDNSWGDTRMNATMESILTGYNDSRATSYFDAPTSVSGTVKGIRAGLPLLGAYADELAQKADYIGFSAINDNIHTSKVQLMTASEVAFLKAEASLRNWSGAGSAQTNYEKGIQLSFDQHGASGSASYIVDNISTPLDYTDPINATNSVAALSNITIAWDGGATNEKNLERIITQKWIAMFPEGQEAWSEFRRTGYPKIFPVVSNQSGGLVDTDIQIRRIPFVDSEISTNSEGVATAVSLLKGSDNAGTRLWWDTGASNF; encoded by the coding sequence ATGAAAAATATAAATAAAATATTAGCACGTTTAATTGTTTTAGGGTTAGTTGCTACGTCTTGTAGTAATTTAGAAGATTACAATGTAAATGATAGAAATATTACGCAAGAACAATTAGAGGTAGATTTTCAGCATGTAGGGTCAAAATATAAACCTATTTTCGAGAATATTTATAAATACAGTCCAGCTGCTCAATATCAATTACAGCAAAATTTAAACGCAGATGTATATTCTGGGTATATGACAAACCCAAGACCATTTGTTGCTGGAGCTAATAACACCACTTATAAAATGATAAGCGGTTGGAATAATAGTATTTGGAGTATTCCTTATACTAATGTAATGAATAATGTACAAACTATTAGTGAATTAACAGCTATAGATTATCCTACATTGTATGCAGTTGCCTTAATCTTAAAGGTAGAGACAATGCATCGTGTTAGTGATGTATTCGGACCAATAGTTTATTCAAACTTTGGAGATTTAGAAAATGCAGGGATTTATGATTCTCAGCAAGAGGTTTATAGTGCCTTTTTCACAGATTTAGATACTGCTGTAGCTAATTTAATGGCAAATATAGATAGTAAAAGTTTTGCTTCTTTCGATTTGTCTTATGACGGAGATTATAAACAATGGGTAAAACTAGCAAACTCTTTACGTTTACGTTTAGCAATTCGTATTTCTAAGGTAGATGCCGATAAAGCAAAACTAGAAGGCGAAAAAGCGTTAAGTCAAAGTTTAGGAGTTATGGAAACTAATGCAGATGGTTTTTTTGTGAACAGTGAATTCGATCATCCTTTAACAACTTTAGATAACTCTTGGGGAGATACAAGAATGAATGCTACAATGGAGTCTATATTAACAGGTTATAATGATTCTAGAGCCACTAGTTATTTTGATGCACCAACAAGTGTATCTGGAACCGTAAAAGGTATTAGAGCAGGATTACCTTTGTTAGGAGCATATGCCGATGAACTTGCTCAAAAAGCAGATTATATTGGTTTTTCAGCTATTAATGATAATATTCACACATCTAAAGTACAGTTAATGACAGCATCGGAAGTTGCTTTCTTAAAAGCAGAAGCATCTTTAAGGAATTGGTCAGGCGCAGGAAGTGCTCAAACAAACTATGAAAAAGGAATCCAATTATCTTTCGATCAACATGGAGCAAGCGGGTCTGCTTCTTACATTGTAGATAATATATCTACACCGTTAGATTATACAGATCCTATAAATGCAACAAACAGTGTAGCTGCTTTAAGTAATATAACAATAGCTTGGGATGGTGGCGCAACCAATGAAAAAAATCTAGAACGTATTATTACTCAAAAATGGATTGCAATGTTTCCGGAAGGACAAGAAGCTTGGAGCGAATTTAGACGTACAGGATATCCTAAGATTTTTCCTGTTGTAAGTAACCAAAGTGGAGGCTTAGTTGATACTGATATTCAGATTAGAAGAATACCATTTGTAGATAGTGAAATATCTACAAATTCAGAAGGTGTAGCAACAGCTGTATCTTTATTAAAAGGATCAGATAATGCAGGTACCCGTTTATGGTGGGATACTGGAGCATCAAATTTTTAG